The Populus trichocarpa isolate Nisqually-1 chromosome 11, P.trichocarpa_v4.1, whole genome shotgun sequence genome has a segment encoding these proteins:
- the LOC7484328 gene encoding protein CLMP1 encodes MGKSGGRKKKGSGAGANQALKGGNNGNTNSVATPNANGGIDLNSLIFLKRAHELKEEGNKRFQNKDFAGALDQYDNALRLIPKTHPDRAVFHSNRAACLMQMKPIDYETVITECTMALQVQPQFVRALLRRARAYEAIGKYEMAMQDVQVLLGADPNHRDALDIARRLRTAFGPRQEAQQDLQSRPSPAALGASAVRGAPIAGLGPCLPARPVSKKAAAPSGVSLVSPINKMEKPLMNSVSENGPETKNQLPKLVLKPSSGSSKASANPGKDRQGKGSLSSSVSLPRQVSEVPVRLRPLKLVYDHDIRLAQMPVNCTFKVLREIVSKRFSSSKSVLIKYKDTDGDLVTITCTTELRLAESSVDSLLVKEPGTDKTDSVGMLRLHVVEVSPEQEPPLVEEEEEEEEEEEKPPESEENKGDESGSHSSLGESVSEVIDTEINKAEKETTKEKLEASGDPESREVEMDDWLFEFAQLFRTHVGIDPDAHIDLHEIGMELCSEALEETVTSEEAQSLFDKAASKFQEVAALAFFNWGNVHMCAARKRIPLDESAGKEVVSAQLQTAYEWVKDKYSLAREKYEEALLIKPDFYEGLLALGQQQFEMAKLHWSFVLAKKIDLSSWDSAETLKLFDSADEKMKVATEMWEKMEEQKANELKDPNASKKDEMLRRRKKQGSNVEGESSESGAQGEISPEEAAEQAAVMRSQIHLFWGNMLFERSQVECKLGMDDWKRKLDAAVERFRLAGASEGDISMVLKNHCSNGDAAEGDDKKVQNSNTDNVNEADKSEEVNKV; translated from the coding sequence ATGGGGAAATCTGGAGGTAGGAAAAAGAAGGGAAGTGGTGCTGGTGCTAACCAAGCATTAAAAGGGGGAAATAATGGTAATACAAACTCAGTAGCAACCCCAAATGCTAATGGGGGAATTGATTTaaactctttaatatttttgaagagAGCCCATGAGCTTAAAGAAGAAGGGAACAAGAGGTTTCAAAATAAGGACTTTGCAGGTGCTCTCGATCAATATGACAATGCTCTTCGCTTGATTCCCAAAACACACCCTGACCGTGCTGTATTTCATAGCAACAGGGCTGCATGCTTGATGCAAATGAAGCCTATTGATTATGAGACTGTTATTACTGAGTGTACTATGGCACTTCAAGTGCAGCCTCAGTTTGTCAGGGCTCTTCTTAGGAGGGCTCGGGCATACGAGGCTATTGGTAAGTATGAAATGGCTATGCAGGATGTTCAGGTTTTGTTAGGAGCTGATCCGAATCACCGTGATGCATTGGATATTGCTCGGAGATTAAGAACTGCATTTGGTCCTCGCCAAGAGGCTCAGCAGGACCTCCAGAGTCGCCCATCCCCTGCTGCCTTAGGGGCATCTGCAGTGCGTGGTGCTCCAATTGCTGGTCTTGGGCCTTGTTTACCAGCCCGACCGGTATCAAAGAAGGCTGCTGCACCATCTGGGGTATCCCTTGTATCACCTATTAATAAGATGGAAAAGCCTCTGATGAATTCGGTGAGTGAAAATGGTCCTGAGACCAAAAACCAGTTGCCCAAGCTTGTGTTGAAGCCTTCAAGTGGTTCTTCAAAAGCTTCTGCCAATCCAGGAAAGGATAGACAGGGAAAGGGATCCTTATCTTCCTCAGTGTCACTGCCTAGACAGGTTTCAGAGGTGCCAGTTCGATTAAGACCATTGAAACTTGTCTATGACCATGACATAAGGCTAGCACAGATGCCAGTTAATTGTACCTTTAAAGTATTAAGGGAGATAGTGAGCAAGCGTTTTTCGTCATCCAAGTCAGTTTTGATTAAATACAAAGATACTGATGGTGATTTGGTGACTATAACATGCACAACCGAACTCAGACTAGCAGAGTCCTCTGTAGACAGCCTTTTGGTAAAGGAGCCTGGTACAGATAAAACTGATTCGGTTGGGATGCTGAGATTGCATGTTGTTGAGGTGAGTCCAGAGCAAGAGCCACCTTTAgtggaagaagaggaggaggaggaggaggaggaggagaagccTCCTGAGAGCGAGGAGAACAAAGGAGATGAAAGTGGGTCTCATTCATCACTCGGTGAATCTGTGTCAGAAGTGATTGATACTGAAATTAATAAGGCAGAGAAAGAAACTACAAAGGAGAAACTAGAAGCCTCAGGAGATCCTGAAAGCAGGGAAGTAGAGATGGATGATTGGTTGTTTGAGTTTGCTCAGTTATTTCGCACCCATGTTGGTATTGATCCAGATGCTCATATTGACTTGCATGAGATTGGGATGGAGCTGTGTTCAGAGGCTCTCGAGGAAACAGTAACAAGTGAAGAAGCTCAAAGCCTTTTCGACAAGGCTGCCTCAAAGTTCCAGGAGGTGGCTGCTTTGGCTTTTTTCAATTGGGGAAATGTCCATATGTGTGCAGCAAGGAAACGCATACCCTTAGATGAGTCCGCTGGAAAGGAGGTTGTGTCTGCACAGCTTCAAACAGCTTATGAATGGGTTAAGGATAAATATTCTTTGGCCAGAGAAAAGTATGAGGAAGCGCTGTTGATCAAGCCAGATTTCTATGAGGGTTTGCTGGCGCTGGGGCAGCAGCAATTTGAAATGGCCAAGCTTCATTGGTCATTTGTGCTTGCTAAGAAAATAGATCTTTCGAGCTGGGACTCTGCGGAAACGCTTAAACTCTTTGACAGTGCAGATGAGAAGATGAAAGTGGCTACTGAGATGTGGGAGAAGATGGAGGAACAGAAAGCAAATGAGCTAAAAGATCCAAATGCAAGCAAGAAAGATGAAATGTtgagaagaaggaagaaacaAGGAAGTAATGTTGAGGGTGAGTCCTCTGAAAGTGGTGCTCAGGGTGAGATTTCACCAGAGGAAGCAGCTGAACAAGCAGCAGTAATGAGATCACAGATACATCTCTTCTGGGGTAACATGCTTTTTGAGCGATCCCAAGTTGAATGCAAATTAGGAATGGATGATTGGAAAAGAAAACTCGATGCTGCAGTTGAGCGCTTTAGGCTTGCTGGAGCCTCTGAAGGTGACATTTCAATGGTTCTGAAGAACCATTGCTCCAACGGAGATGCAGCGGAAGGAGATGACAAGAAGGTTCAGAATTCAAACACTGATAATGTTAATGAAGCTGATAAGAGTGAGGAGGTAAATAAAGTATGA
- the LOC7484327 gene encoding 1-aminocyclopropane-1-carboxylate oxidase has protein sequence MESFPVIDLSKLNGEERKPTMEKIEDACENWGFFELVNHGISHDLLDTVERRTKEHYRKCMEQRFKEMVASKGLEGVQSEISDLDWESTFFLRHLPESNMAEIPDLEEDYRKVMKEFALEVEKLAEQLLDLLCENLGLEKGYLKKAFYGSKGPNFGTKVSNYPPCPKPDLIKGLRAHTDAGGIILLFQDDKVSGLQLFKDGQWIDVPPMKHSIVINLGDQLEVITNGKYKSVLHRVIAQTDGTRMSIASFYNPGSDAVMYPAPELVEKEAEESQIYPKFVFEDYMKLYAGLKFQAKKPRFEAMKAMESTVNMDPIATA, from the exons atGGAGAGCTTCCCAGTTATTGACTTGTCAAAGCTTAATGGTGAAGAGAGGAAACCAACCATGGAGAAGATTGAAGATGCCTGTGAGAACTGGGGTTTCTTTGAG TTGGTGAACCATGGGATATCTCATGATCTCTTGGACACTGTGGAGAGACGCACAAAGGAGCACTATAGGAAATGCATGGAGCAAAGGTTCAAGGAAATGGTGGCCAGCAAAGGTCTTGAGGGTGTTCAATCTGAAATCAGTGACTTGGACTGGGAAAGCACTTTCTTCTTGCGCCACCTTCCTGAGTCTAATATGGCTGAAATCCCTGATCTTGAAGAAGATTACAG GAAGGTAATGAAGGAGTTTGCACTGGAAGTGGAGAAACTTGCTGAGCAACTTCTAGACTTGCTGTGTGAGAATCTTGGGTTAGAAAAGGGCTACCTGAAGAAAGCCTTTTATGGGTCCAAGGGACCGAATTTTGGTACCAAGGTCAGCAACTACCCTCCATGCCCTAAACCAGACCTGATCAAGGGCCTCAGGGCTCACACTGATGCTGGTGGCATCATTTTACTGTTCCAAGATGACAAGGTCAGTGGCCTCCAGCTTTTCAAGGATGGCCAATGGATTGATGTTCCACCCATGAAACACTCCATTGTTATCAACTTAGGTGACCAACTTGAG GTAATTACCAATGGCAAATACAAGAGTGTATTGCACCGTGTCATAGCTCAAACAGATGGTACCAGGATGTCAATAGCATCATTCTACAACCCAGGCAGTGATGCTGTCATGTATCCAGCACCGGAATTGGTAGAGAAGGAAGCAGAGGAAAGCCAAATCTACCCAAAATTTGTGTTTGAGGACTATATGAAGCTCTATGCAGGCCTCAAATTCCAAGCCAAGAAGCCAAGATTTGAAGCCATGAAGGCCATGGAATCTACAGTCAATATGGATCCAATTGCGACTGCTTGA
- the LOC7485409 gene encoding probable tyrosine-protein phosphatase DSP4: MKVDGSSDLVGESGTVIEGLSEYYRYSPPAKVAIGEEREREREGEEELFVPPLNFAMVDNGIFRSGFPDIANFTFLQSLSLRSILYLCPEPYPEANSDFLKDNGVQLFQFGMEMCKEPFVNIPEETIREALKVLLDVRNHPILIHCKRGKHRTGCLVGCLRKLQRWCLSSIFDEYQRFAAAKARVSDQRFMELFDISSLKNLPLSFPCSSR, from the exons ATGAAAGTTGATGGCAGTAGTGATTTAGTAGGAGAGAGTGGGACTGTAATTGAGGGGTTGTCGGAATATTATAGATATAGTCCGCCGGCTAAGGTGGCGATCggagaggagagggagagggagagggagggagaggaagAGCTGTTTGTGCCACCGTTGAATTTTGCGATGGTGGATAATGGAATATTCAGGTCGGGTTTCCCTGATATTGCTAACTTCACCTTCTTGCAGTCTCTAAGTCTTCGTTCCATTCT ATATTTGTGCCCTGAACCATATCCAGAAGCAAATAGTGATTTTTTGAAGGATAATGGAGTTCAGCTTTTTCAGTTTGGCATGGAGATGTGCAag GAGCCTTTTGTAAACATCCCAGAGGAAACAATCCGTGAAGCATTGAAAGTACTCCTTG ATGTAAGGAATCACCCCATTTTAATCCACTGCAAGCGAGGAAAG CACCGAACTGGAtgtctggtgggatgtttgagAAAATTGCAAAGATGGTGCCTGTCATCTATATTTGATGAGTACCAGAGGTTTGCAGCAGCCAAAGCTAGAGTATCAGATCAGAGGTTTATGGAGCTGTTTGACATTTCAAGCTTGAAGAATTTACCTTTGTCCTTTCCTTGTTCAAGCAGATAA